In uncultured Methanobacterium sp., a genomic segment contains:
- a CDS encoding radical SAM protein: protein MKVLLINPPYFNSKYKFIGLVAPPLGIAYMAAVLEENAIDVKIIDAAALEMSWETLETEIKTISPDLVAITALTPTIDKALQTAELAKKTCPQATVVMGGYHPTFNHQEMLEKDYVDIVVMGEGEYTLLDLVETLDEGGDLKNVLGIAYEGGVNPPRPLIEDLDELPFPARHLLPMDSYKILNMKLHTATLISGRGCPMQCSFCASAALHGRKLRMRSPKNVVDEMEHLINDHDSGMIAFMDDTFTLKPSVVEEICDEIMRRDIDVYWGCTARADTLSEKLLRKMSDSGCITMFLGVESADQQQLDRVNKQLTIEKIRQAFKLSRENDIRTIASVVLGMPGDTKESIERTIKFVRELNPSYALFSLATPYPGTRFYQEAVQDNLIKVKDWSKYTLLSPVLETVDCSLDELKTMQKKAFRQFYLRPIYLMKQVRMDGPILLKTVAAMIKEV from the coding sequence ATGAAAGTATTACTTATTAACCCACCTTATTTCAATTCTAAGTATAAATTTATAGGATTAGTTGCACCTCCTTTAGGTATTGCTTATATGGCTGCGGTATTGGAGGAAAATGCTATTGATGTGAAGATAATTGATGCAGCAGCCCTTGAAATGAGCTGGGAAACCCTGGAGACGGAAATCAAAACAATATCTCCCGATCTTGTTGCAATCACTGCCCTAACTCCTACTATTGATAAAGCACTGCAAACAGCGGAACTTGCCAAAAAAACATGTCCCCAGGCTACAGTGGTTATGGGGGGATACCACCCTACCTTCAACCACCAAGAAATGCTGGAGAAGGATTATGTTGATATTGTGGTCATGGGTGAAGGGGAGTACACCCTCCTGGACCTGGTGGAAACCCTGGATGAAGGTGGAGATCTTAAAAATGTGTTGGGAATTGCCTATGAAGGTGGAGTGAACCCTCCAAGGCCTCTTATTGAGGATCTGGATGAATTACCCTTCCCTGCAAGACATCTACTGCCCATGGATTCTTATAAGATCCTGAACATGAAACTGCACACCGCAACCCTGATATCTGGTCGGGGATGTCCTATGCAGTGCTCGTTCTGTGCCTCTGCTGCCCTACACGGGCGTAAACTAAGAATGAGATCACCGAAAAACGTGGTGGATGAAATGGAACACCTCATCAATGACCATGATTCAGGCATGATAGCTTTCATGGATGATACATTCACCCTGAAACCCAGTGTGGTGGAAGAAATCTGTGATGAGATCATGAGACGGGATATTGATGTTTACTGGGGATGCACTGCCAGAGCAGATACCTTATCTGAAAAATTACTCCGTAAAATGAGTGATTCTGGTTGTATAACCATGTTCCTGGGAGTTGAATCTGCTGATCAGCAACAACTGGACCGGGTTAATAAACAGTTGACCATTGAAAAGATACGCCAGGCATTCAAACTATCCCGTGAAAATGACATCCGAACCATAGCCTCGGTGGTCCTGGGAATGCCCGGGGACACCAAGGAGAGCATTGAAAGGACCATTAAATTTGTTAGAGAATTAAATCCATCATATGCTCTATTTTCACTGGCAACACCCTACCCTGGAACCAGGTTTTACCAGGAAGCAGTGCAGGATAACTTGATTAAGGTGAAGGATTGGTCCAAGTACACCTTACTTTCCCCTGTGCTGGAAACTGTTGATTGCTCCTTAGATGAGCTTAAAACTATGCAAAAAAAAGCCTTCAGGCAGTTTTATCTACGACCAATTTATCTCATGAAACAGGTTCGTATGGACGGCCCTATCCTCCTGAAGACAGTGGCAGCTATGATAAAAGAAGTTTAA
- a CDS encoding thiamine pyrophosphate-binding protein, whose translation MQTAAQIKLADALVKILEKEEIKYIFGYPGEQILPFYQALQKSSIKHVLMRHEQGAAHAADGYARASSQLGVCVATAGPGALNMVMGVATAYKDSVPLLVITGDVSSQFKGENVFQDVDINAVFRPITLQSHLIDDPEKGINILLKAISTLKKGKTGPIHLNFPKDILQKEIDPVLLERGMDLKPETDSINSIIDGINSENDGIKSANGVNEIKQVKKLIEKSQKPLILAGAGVLWSHATSDLQNFAEKRQVPVVTTYHARGVLSEDHPLSLGLIGLRGTEAANFAGENADLILALGCRLSERTRKGLGKGPVIQVNMDESVLRGDINIRGDVQEFLDEIKKITPEKTDKWLKELQNYDKTHEVCTDFEETPLKPQRAIKEILEAMDDSILVNDAGSHTTWVNLLMKAREPSSLIFSGGFGPMGYGVPAAVGVSLARPSKNVVVVVGDGGFQMNSQELATIAGMDLPITICLLNNQSLGIIRQWQELYYDGSFQVELDNPDFVKLANAYHIKASMIDSPRDVFAAVQEAVKLNKPVLIEIIVDENEDIPLP comes from the coding sequence ATGCAAACTGCGGCCCAGATTAAATTGGCAGATGCACTGGTTAAGATACTGGAAAAAGAGGAAATTAAATACATATTTGGTTATCCTGGGGAGCAAATTCTCCCTTTTTACCAGGCACTCCAAAAATCTTCCATAAAACATGTTTTGATGCGTCATGAACAGGGAGCAGCACATGCTGCTGATGGATATGCAAGAGCATCATCCCAATTAGGAGTTTGTGTGGCAACTGCGGGACCTGGGGCATTAAACATGGTAATGGGTGTAGCCACAGCATACAAGGACTCAGTTCCCTTACTGGTTATCACTGGGGATGTTTCATCCCAGTTTAAGGGTGAAAATGTCTTTCAGGACGTAGATATTAACGCTGTTTTTCGTCCCATCACCCTCCAGAGCCATCTTATAGATGACCCTGAAAAGGGAATTAATATTCTCTTAAAGGCAATTTCAACTCTGAAAAAGGGTAAAACTGGTCCTATTCATCTTAATTTTCCGAAAGACATTCTCCAGAAAGAAATTGATCCGGTTTTACTGGAGCGGGGGATGGACTTAAAACCTGAAACTGATTCCATTAATTCTATTATTGATGGTATTAATTCGGAAAATGATGGGATTAAATCTGCAAATGGTGTAAATGAAATAAAACAGGTTAAAAAACTGATTGAAAAATCTCAAAAACCATTGATCTTAGCTGGAGCAGGAGTGCTCTGGTCTCATGCAACTTCAGATCTTCAGAATTTTGCGGAAAAACGCCAGGTACCTGTAGTAACTACTTACCATGCTAGGGGAGTCCTAAGTGAGGATCATCCCCTTTCTTTAGGGCTCATTGGTCTGCGAGGAACAGAAGCCGCCAACTTCGCCGGGGAAAACGCAGACCTTATACTGGCACTGGGATGCAGATTATCCGAAAGAACCCGGAAAGGACTGGGTAAAGGGCCAGTTATCCAGGTGAACATGGATGAATCAGTTTTAAGGGGAGATATTAACATCAGGGGAGATGTTCAAGAGTTTCTGGATGAAATCAAAAAAATAACCCCTGAAAAAACGGATAAGTGGCTAAAAGAACTCCAAAACTATGATAAAACTCATGAGGTATGCACCGACTTTGAAGAAACACCCTTAAAACCACAAAGAGCCATTAAAGAAATATTGGAGGCGATGGATGATTCCATCCTGGTTAACGATGCTGGAAGCCACACCACATGGGTTAATCTACTCATGAAAGCAAGAGAACCCTCTTCACTAATTTTTTCAGGCGGCTTCGGTCCTATGGGATATGGGGTCCCTGCAGCAGTGGGTGTAAGCCTGGCAAGACCCTCCAAGAATGTGGTAGTAGTGGTGGGAGACGGAGGGTTCCAGATGAACAGTCAGGAACTGGCAACCATAGCTGGAATGGATCTGCCCATTACCATTTGCCTTTTGAACAACCAGTCTTTAGGTATCATCCGCCAGTGGCAGGAGCTGTATTATGATGGATCGTTCCAAGTGGAACTGGATAATCCTGATTTTGTGAAACTGGCCAACGCATACCATATAAAGGCCAGTATGATAGATTCTCCACGTGATGTTTTTGCTGCTGTACAGGAGGCAGTAAAACTTAATAAACCAGTACTTATAGAGATAATAGTTGATGAAAATGAAGACATTCCCCTCCCTTGA
- the acs gene encoding acetate--CoA ligase, which translates to MLHENRLFPPGKDLIKNSNIQRWMKRYGIKDYDELLKRALDDPEWFWDELARELEWFQPYQDVLKWDVPHAEWFCGGKFNITHNALDRHVKSWRKNKVAYIWEGELGQVKKMTYQDLYIRVNQMANALRGLGVGRGDRVAIYLPMILELPIAMLACAKIGAVHSVVFSGFWAKAFKERANDAKVKVAITVDGFYRRGKVIPLKENVDKVLNDIPSLKKLIVVRHADCQVQMKNGRDLWWDEIIKNQERECLTEVMDSEDPLFILYTSGTTGKPKGVVHVHGGYAVGIYTTLKMVFDLKDEDIWWCAADIGWITGHSYIVYAPLLMGATSVMYEGAPDYPEPDRLWQIIEEYGVSAFYTAPTTIRMFMKHGEKWPQKHDLSSLRLLGSVGEPINPEAWMWYHKHIGNRQCPIMDTWWQTETGMHLITPLPITSLKPGSAVKPFPTVEADVVDDDGKSVIEGGGHLVIKTPWPAMFRTLYQDPERYVDAYWSRFPGMYLSGDVARIDEKGYFWIQGREDDVLNVAGHRISTAEVESALVSYDAVAEAAVVGKPDPVKGEEICSFITLKEGFKPSPRMKHLLREHVREEIGPVASPACVNFVDDLPKTRSGKIMRRVIKAKVKGENVGDISTLANPEAVDKLDNAL; encoded by the coding sequence CTGCTTCATGAGAACAGACTATTCCCACCAGGAAAAGATTTAATAAAAAATAGCAACATCCAGAGATGGATGAAACGTTACGGGATTAAAGATTATGATGAACTACTCAAGCGGGCTCTTGATGATCCTGAGTGGTTCTGGGACGAGCTTGCCAGGGAGTTAGAATGGTTTCAGCCATATCAGGATGTCTTAAAATGGGATGTACCCCATGCAGAGTGGTTCTGTGGTGGGAAATTTAACATCACCCATAATGCCCTGGACCGGCATGTGAAATCCTGGCGTAAAAATAAGGTGGCCTACATATGGGAAGGTGAATTGGGCCAGGTTAAGAAGATGACCTACCAGGATCTTTACATAAGGGTTAACCAGATGGCCAATGCACTGCGAGGTCTGGGTGTTGGTCGAGGGGATCGTGTAGCAATTTACTTGCCTATGATACTGGAGTTACCCATTGCCATGCTGGCCTGTGCCAAGATCGGAGCAGTGCACAGTGTGGTTTTCTCAGGGTTCTGGGCCAAAGCATTCAAAGAACGAGCTAACGATGCCAAAGTGAAAGTTGCAATAACTGTGGATGGATTTTACCGCAGAGGAAAGGTTATACCCCTCAAGGAAAATGTGGATAAGGTTTTAAATGATATTCCCTCCCTGAAAAAACTAATAGTGGTGCGCCATGCTGACTGCCAGGTTCAGATGAAAAATGGTCGAGATTTATGGTGGGATGAAATCATCAAAAACCAGGAAAGGGAATGCCTCACAGAGGTAATGGATTCAGAAGACCCCCTATTTATTTTATACACCTCCGGGACCACTGGAAAACCCAAAGGAGTTGTTCATGTTCATGGAGGTTATGCTGTTGGTATTTACACCACACTCAAGATGGTATTTGACCTTAAAGATGAGGACATATGGTGGTGTGCCGCAGATATTGGCTGGATAACCGGCCACAGTTACATTGTCTACGCACCTCTTCTTATGGGTGCTACTTCTGTAATGTACGAGGGTGCTCCTGATTATCCTGAACCAGACCGCTTGTGGCAGATCATCGAGGAGTACGGGGTGAGCGCATTTTACACTGCTCCCACCACCATCCGAATGTTCATGAAACACGGGGAAAAATGGCCCCAAAAACATGACCTCTCCTCTTTAAGACTTTTAGGGAGTGTGGGTGAACCCATAAACCCCGAAGCATGGATGTGGTACCATAAACATATTGGTAACCGTCAGTGCCCAATTATGGACACCTGGTGGCAGACTGAAACGGGAATGCACCTCATAACACCATTACCCATCACATCACTTAAGCCAGGGTCAGCAGTTAAACCATTCCCCACAGTAGAAGCAGATGTAGTGGATGATGATGGGAAATCAGTAATCGAAGGTGGAGGCCATCTGGTGATTAAAACTCCCTGGCCTGCAATGTTCCGTACATTATACCAGGACCCTGAACGCTACGTGGATGCTTACTGGAGTAGATTCCCAGGTATGTATCTCAGTGGGGATGTGGCCCGTATTGATGAAAAGGGGTATTTCTGGATACAGGGTAGGGAGGATGATGTTTTGAATGTTGCCGGGCACCGCATAAGCACTGCTGAGGTTGAATCTGCCCTGGTAAGCTATGATGCTGTGGCTGAAGCTGCAGTGGTGGGAAAACCAGACCCGGTTAAGGGTGAGGAAATATGCAGTTTCATCACTTTAAAAGAAGGGTTTAAACCAAGTCCACGTATGAAACACCTTCTCAGGGAACATGTACGTGAGGAAATTGGTCCTGTGGCTAGCCCTGCCTGCGTTAACTTCGTCGATGACTTGCCCAAGACCCGTTCTGGGAAGATCATGCGCCGGGTGATTAAAGCAAAGGTTAAAGGAGAAAATGTGGGTGATATAAGTACACTTGCAAACCCAGAAGCCGTGGATAAACTGGATAATGCATTATAA
- a CDS encoding deoxyuridine 5'-triphosphate nucleotidohydrolase encodes MLGEKELIKLFPEFAELVQPSGIDLKVDQVYQQKGPGSLIDNEKNLPELEKLEPPLYTLQPKTAYSVTIDGKIKIPKGYSMLYLPRSTLLRSFISIHTAVGDPGFYGTLQFLLVNQGEFPFTLKRGERIAQGVVFPVEGSGEYNGSYQEKEE; translated from the coding sequence ATGTTAGGCGAAAAAGAACTCATAAAACTATTCCCGGAATTTGCGGAACTGGTGCAACCTTCTGGCATAGACCTCAAGGTGGACCAGGTTTACCAGCAAAAAGGACCAGGATCTTTAATTGACAACGAGAAGAACCTTCCTGAACTGGAAAAACTGGAACCTCCACTTTACACCCTTCAGCCCAAGACAGCTTACAGTGTAACCATCGATGGGAAGATAAAAATTCCCAAAGGATACTCAATGCTTTATCTACCCAGGTCCACACTCCTGCGTTCTTTCATAAGCATCCACACTGCCGTGGGAGACCCTGGTTTTTATGGTACACTCCAGTTTCTACTGGTGAACCAGGGAGAATTCCCCTTCACACTTAAACGTGGTGAAAGAATTGCCCAGGGTGTTGTTTTCCCGGTGGAAGGTTCTGGAGAATATAATGGCAGTTACCAGGAAAAAGAAGAATAA
- a CDS encoding methyltransferase domain-containing protein, with product MKQVKDHFEKEAKVFDELIRTLIPSYDDMVESLILALPFHDKEKIKVLDLGCGTGNISKKVKEHFPNAQITCVDMAENMIQIAKSKLAHYSDIEFKIVDFRELEFKGEYDAVISSLALHHLPSEGEKKSFYCRINEFLKEGGVFYNADNVLGSNPHLNQVYMDKWVEFMLESHSPEEIDTIWLPKHREEDFPSPLRSHVQWLEETGFCEVDVVWKYYMFGVYGGKK from the coding sequence ATGAAACAGGTGAAAGATCACTTCGAAAAAGAAGCAAAGGTATTTGACGAACTTATAAGGACATTAATTCCTTCCTATGATGATATGGTTGAATCTTTAATATTAGCACTTCCTTTTCACGATAAAGAAAAAATTAAGGTCCTTGATCTGGGTTGTGGTACAGGGAATATATCTAAAAAGGTGAAAGAACATTTTCCCAATGCACAGATCACTTGTGTAGATATGGCAGAGAACATGATCCAAATAGCAAAATCTAAACTTGCACATTACAGTGATATTGAATTTAAAATAGTTGATTTCAGGGAACTTGAGTTTAAAGGGGAATATGATGCAGTTATATCCTCCCTGGCACTTCACCACCTGCCATCAGAAGGAGAGAAAAAATCGTTCTACTGTAGAATAAATGAGTTCCTTAAAGAGGGCGGAGTTTTTTACAATGCAGATAACGTGTTGGGATCCAATCCTCACCTTAACCAGGTTTATATGGATAAGTGGGTGGAGTTCATGTTAGAGAGTCACTCACCCGAAGAAATAGACACGATTTGGCTACCCAAACACAGAGAAGAAGATTTCCCCTCACCTCTACGCAGTCATGTCCAATGGTTGGAAGAGACAGGATTCTGTGAAGTGGATGTGGTGTGGAAATATTACATGTTCGGAGTATATGGTGGTAAAAAATAA
- the ftsY gene encoding signal recognition particle-docking protein FtsY, whose product MFESLKKKFSGTIGKISDQVSSEEEEAAKEKEEKAKAALTGDQLTEDKAIEKTETSSSETPGDTDVKKELETETVSSGKDQKVKDKADKTSGQDESDEESPKGEDGEKKSRFSFFRRKSDSKDEDSKKTSEDEISKDKIDSKLKTADFSETTDSTGSATDSVIDAIDSGKSTDFEKEKETSGKDEDEPSGLFTFATHKTISEKDIDDILFELELALLEGDVAMEVAEQIVKSVKEDLVGRKIKRRSDVAKFTREALKKAISDILVVDGPNLEELVQNAKKTGEPLKIMFVGVNGTGKTTTISKIADHYVKEGYSPVIAASDTFRAGAIEQISYHAEKVGVKIIRHQKGADPAAVAYDAVEHARAKKKELVLIDTAGRMQTNVNLMDEMKKIQRVVKPDLAIFVGDALTGNDAVEQARKFDDAVGVDGIILTKADADAKGGAALSIGHVINKPILFLGVGQGYGDIMEFHPDWMVEQVLGD is encoded by the coding sequence TTGTTTGAATCTCTGAAAAAGAAGTTTTCCGGAACCATTGGAAAGATCTCTGATCAAGTATCCTCTGAAGAGGAAGAAGCAGCTAAAGAAAAAGAAGAAAAGGCAAAAGCTGCTTTAACTGGAGATCAGTTAACTGAAGATAAGGCTATTGAAAAAACTGAAACTTCTTCCAGTGAAACGCCTGGTGATACAGACGTTAAAAAAGAACTTGAAACTGAAACTGTCTCTTCAGGGAAAGATCAAAAAGTTAAAGATAAAGCAGATAAAACTTCAGGTCAAGACGAATCAGATGAGGAGTCTCCCAAAGGAGAAGATGGAGAAAAAAAATCTCGTTTTTCATTTTTCCGCAGAAAATCCGATTCTAAAGATGAAGATTCCAAGAAAACGAGCGAAGATGAAATTAGCAAAGATAAAATTGATTCCAAGCTAAAAACCGCTGATTTTTCTGAAACAACCGATTCTACTGGATCTGCTACAGATTCTGTGATAGATGCAATTGATTCTGGAAAATCAACTGATTTTGAAAAAGAGAAGGAAACATCTGGAAAGGATGAAGATGAACCTTCTGGTTTATTCACCTTTGCCACCCATAAAACCATATCTGAAAAAGATATTGATGATATTCTTTTTGAACTGGAATTAGCCCTTTTAGAAGGTGACGTTGCAATGGAAGTGGCTGAACAAATCGTTAAATCTGTCAAGGAAGATCTGGTGGGTCGTAAGATCAAAAGACGAAGTGACGTGGCCAAATTCACACGTGAAGCACTTAAAAAGGCAATATCTGATATACTGGTGGTTGATGGTCCCAACTTGGAGGAACTGGTTCAAAATGCCAAAAAAACAGGTGAACCCCTCAAAATAATGTTTGTAGGGGTTAATGGAACTGGTAAGACCACTACCATTTCTAAAATTGCAGATCATTACGTTAAAGAAGGTTATTCTCCAGTTATTGCTGCTTCTGACACTTTCCGTGCAGGAGCCATTGAACAAATATCTTACCATGCTGAAAAAGTGGGTGTTAAGATCATCCGACACCAGAAAGGTGCAGATCCCGCAGCAGTGGCCTATGATGCAGTGGAACACGCAAGGGCCAAAAAGAAAGAACTGGTCCTCATAGACACTGCTGGGCGAATGCAAACTAACGTAAACCTCATGGATGAAATGAAAAAGATCCAGAGGGTGGTAAAACCTGATCTGGCCATATTTGTGGGTGACGCGCTCACTGGTAACGATGCAGTGGAACAGGCCCGTAAATTTGATGATGCAGTTGGAGTGGATGGGATCATACTAACCAAGGCCGATGCCGATGCTAAAGGCGGAGCAGCACTATCAATTGGGCATGTAATAAATAAACCCATACTGTTTTTAGGTGTTGGCCAGGGTTACGGGGATATTATGGAGTTCCACCCTGACTGGATGGTAGAACAGGTTTTAGGGGATTAA
- the pfdA gene encoding prefoldin subunit alpha, producing MEDRQRLEEIINELNAYKAQADMLNQQVETLNATISDMTIAQETLEAIKGKKSPETLVPIGAGSFLITEIKNTEEVIVGLGSGAAVKKNIDDAKMSIEEQKKELDNIMQKMMSDLTKISQIITQKSPEAEALIQKIEGNTQG from the coding sequence ATGGAAGACCGACAAAGGCTAGAGGAGATTATAAACGAACTCAACGCCTACAAGGCACAGGCTGACATGCTGAACCAGCAAGTGGAAACCCTTAATGCCACTATATCCGACATGACCATAGCCCAGGAAACCCTGGAAGCTATTAAAGGGAAAAAGTCACCTGAAACCCTGGTACCAATTGGTGCGGGTTCATTTCTAATCACTGAAATCAAGAACACTGAAGAAGTGATTGTTGGTCTCGGATCCGGTGCTGCGGTTAAGAAAAATATTGACGATGCTAAGATGAGCATTGAAGAGCAGAAAAAAGAGCTGGATAACATCATGCAGAAGATGATGTCTGATCTTACCAAGATCAGCCAGATCATCACTCAGAAAAGCCCTGAAGCTGAGGCGCTCATCCAGAAGATTGAAGGTAACACACAAGGGTAA
- the rpl18a gene encoding 50S ribosomal protein L18Ae, whose translation MKTKIFRVQGKFVMGDRFKPFTKELKATGENDIKEKIYSEFGSKHHIVRNQIHIEKIEEISAEEVQDTLIKALISE comes from the coding sequence ATGAAGACAAAAATATTTAGAGTTCAAGGTAAGTTCGTCATGGGCGACAGATTCAAACCTTTCACCAAGGAACTGAAAGCTACTGGTGAAAACGACATTAAAGAAAAGATATACTCTGAATTTGGTAGCAAACATCACATTGTGCGCAATCAAATACACATAGAAAAGATAGAGGAAATTTCCGCTGAAGAAGTTCAGGATACCCTGATTAAAGCACTGATTTCGGAGTGA
- a CDS encoding translation initiation factor IF-6: MIRRVNLAGNPNLGVSIAATDKVALAPPNLGEKMVGVVEEALQVPVIKTPISGSSLAGALAVGNSRGFLVSKYAFNTEVNAIKEFGLEVERIPDRLTAVGNIILANDHGAMVNPLLSDKAVDVVCETLDVEVVRGSIANFKITGSVAVATNKGVMVHPQATSDELDFLEKTMKVPVDVGTVNQGTKLVGAGAVANSNGVLVGEKTTGPEMARIEESLGFLEELL; this comes from the coding sequence ATGATTAGGAGAGTTAATCTGGCAGGCAATCCCAACCTGGGTGTTTCAATTGCAGCCACTGATAAAGTGGCTCTAGCACCACCTAACCTGGGAGAAAAAATGGTGGGAGTGGTTGAAGAAGCCCTTCAGGTCCCTGTAATAAAAACCCCCATCAGTGGAAGTAGCCTTGCCGGTGCCCTGGCAGTAGGAAACTCCAGGGGGTTCCTGGTATCCAAATATGCCTTTAACACCGAAGTAAATGCCATTAAAGAATTTGGGTTAGAAGTGGAGCGGATACCTGACCGACTCACTGCAGTGGGTAACATCATCCTGGCCAACGATCACGGAGCCATGGTAAATCCATTACTATCTGATAAAGCAGTGGATGTGGTCTGTGAGACCCTGGATGTGGAAGTGGTCCGAGGCAGTATAGCTAATTTCAAGATCACCGGTTCAGTAGCTGTTGCTACCAACAAAGGAGTAATGGTTCACCCACAAGCAACATCAGATGAATTAGATTTCCTGGAAAAAACCATGAAGGTTCCTGTAGATGTGGGAACCGTGAACCAGGGAACAAAACTGGTGGGCGCAGGTGCAGTGGCCAACTCCAATGGAGTGCTGGTGGGCGAAAAAACTACTGGTCCTGAAATGGCTAGAATAGAAGAATCATTAGGTTTTCTTGAGGAATTATTATGA
- a CDS encoding 50S ribosomal protein L31e — MERVYVIPLRDAKTAPRTKRSPKATRVVREFIQKHMKSDDVKMDESVNEKIWERGIQKIPPKIKVKATKDEDGSVLVTLAQ, encoded by the coding sequence ATGGAAAGAGTTTACGTTATACCCCTTAGGGATGCCAAAACAGCTCCCCGTACCAAAAGGTCACCTAAAGCAACCCGTGTAGTAAGGGAGTTCATCCAGAAACACATGAAATCCGACGATGTCAAAATGGACGAATCGGTAAATGAAAAAATATGGGAAAGGGGAATTCAGAAAATACCCCCTAAGATCAAGGTTAAGGCAACCAAAGATGAAGATGGTTCCGTACTGGTCACCCTGGCACAGTAG
- a CDS encoding 50S ribosomal protein L39e — MSRNRPLAKKLRLAKAGKQNRRVPLWVMMKTNRKVRTHPKMRHWRRSSLKI, encoded by the coding sequence ATGAGCAGAAATAGACCATTAGCCAAAAAATTAAGATTGGCAAAAGCAGGCAAGCAGAACAGGCGGGTGCCTCTATGGGTTATGATGAAGACTAACCGTAAGGTCAGGACTCACCCTAAAATGAGACACTGGAGAAGAAGCAGTCTAAAGATATAA
- a CDS encoding DNA-binding protein: MSDIEEIRRRRMQELQQQANQQAQQQAPDAQSQEQMRRELEAQKRQAMMQILTPEARSRLANLRLTKPEFVDQIELQLIQLAQMGRVSSKITDEQLKELLRKLAGQKREINITWK, encoded by the coding sequence ATGAGCGATATTGAGGAAATTAGGCGTAGGAGAATGCAAGAACTGCAACAGCAGGCAAATCAACAGGCTCAACAGCAAGCTCCAGATGCCCAATCCCAGGAACAGATGCGTAGGGAGTTGGAGGCTCAAAAGAGACAAGCTATGATGCAGATACTCACCCCTGAAGCGCGCAGTCGCCTGGCTAACCTCCGCCTCACCAAACCTGAGTTCGTGGATCAAATCGAACTTCAGCTTATCCAACTTGCCCAAATGGGCAGGGTATCGTCAAAAATCACTGATGAGCAGCTTAAGGAATTACTCCGTAAGTTAGCTGGTCAAAAAAGAGAAATTAATATCACCTGGAAATGA
- a CDS encoding 30S ribosomal protein S19e, with amino-acid sequence MTTIYDVPADSLISEVAKDLSENKKITPPEWTPFVKTGVHKERRPENPDWWYVRCASLLRRVYMDGPVGINSLRTYYGGKKDRGTSPEKFQRGSGSVTRTALQQLEEAGFVEKREDGRVVTPAGRSFMDKASFELKKDIPELAKY; translated from the coding sequence ATGACTACAATTTACGATGTACCTGCTGACTCGCTCATTAGTGAAGTCGCCAAGGACTTAAGTGAAAACAAAAAGATAACCCCCCCAGAATGGACTCCATTCGTTAAAACAGGGGTTCACAAAGAAAGAAGACCAGAAAACCCAGATTGGTGGTACGTACGATGTGCATCCCTACTTCGCAGGGTTTACATGGATGGTCCAGTGGGAATAAACAGTCTCAGAACCTACTATGGTGGTAAAAAGGACAGAGGTACCAGCCCTGAAAAATTCCAACGAGGCAGTGGTTCAGTAACTCGAACTGCCCTTCAACAGTTAGAAGAAGCAGGTTTTGTTGAAAAACGAGAAGATGGTCGTGTGGTTACTCCTGCTGGAAGATCTTTCATGGATAAAGCATCCTTCGAGTTAAAAAAGGATATTCCAGAACTGGCTAAATATTGA
- a CDS encoding YhbY family RNA-binding protein, which translates to MHRSLSTITLNIGKSGVNPGVMDEINRQLKEREVVKLRFSKGISPEKENYITHIIEKSNAKLIDFRGNVAVIFKKKR; encoded by the coding sequence ATGCATAGATCCCTTTCAACCATCACCTTAAACATAGGCAAATCAGGTGTTAACCCTGGTGTTATGGATGAAATAAATCGCCAGCTTAAAGAAAGAGAAGTGGTGAAGCTCAGATTTTCCAAGGGTATATCCCCTGAGAAAGAAAACTATATTACCCACATCATCGAAAAATCAAATGCTAAACTCATTGATTTTAGAGGTAACGTTGCAGTAATCTTCAAAAAAAAGAGATAA